The following are encoded together in the Vigna angularis cultivar LongXiaoDou No.4 chromosome 9, ASM1680809v1, whole genome shotgun sequence genome:
- the LOC128193882 gene encoding uncharacterized protein LOC128193882 — MTEALQQIPEYAEFLKKLLKRKEYLKEETMEIQEECSVILQKELPPKVEDPGSFTIPCTIGNHKIGKAIGGLEVKPARMTLFMADGSTKKPYGMVEDVMVQIENLIPGRFCDNRDGG, encoded by the exons AtgactgaagcattgcaacagattcCTGAATATGCTGAGTTTTTGAAGAAACtcctaaaaagaaaagaatatttaaaagagGAGACAATGGAGATACAAGAAGAGTGTAGTGTGATCTTACAAAAGGAACTTCCTCCTAAGGTtgaagatccaggaagtttcaccattcccTGTACTATTGGGAATcataaaatagggaaagcc attggtggtcttgaagtcaaacCTGCAAGGATGACTCTATTTATGGCTGATGGATCCACCAAAAAGCCCTATGGTATGGTGGAAGATGTAATGGTTCAAATTGAAAATCTCATTCCTGGTAGATTTTGTGATAATAGAGATGGGGGATAA